The Triticum urartu cultivar G1812 chromosome 5, Tu2.1, whole genome shotgun sequence genome contains the following window.
AAATCTGTTGGTGCCTAATGATAACTATTGCAAGTTTGAAAACTGGATCATGCCACTCTTTGACCAGATGCTACAAGAACAATCTACTGAGGTAATCATTCCTCTTGGCTTAAGCAAGCTGGTAATAATCAGTTCTAATTTTCGTTCGGTATGTCCCTAGTTACCGAAATCCCCCAATAATGTGGATTATGGCTACCCTTCCTTGTACGTGTCATGGGCCCATTATACTGCACACGGAAGCTTTTGATGCATAAATTAGCTGCAAAGTTGGTAATTTGCAGGGGATGCATGAATAGGAGAGTACATTAATTATATCTTGTATTTAGCGAAACTAGTAGTAATATAATTTTGATAGGGTTGTCTTGTAGTCTTTGAAAATTTCCTTAATTGAAGGGTACACAATTACTTTTCTGGAACAACAAATAAGCAGGAAAGAAAAAAACAATTAAAATGAAGAGAACTTAAATCTGACTCAAAGTACTTACAATAGTATTTGTTTCACATGCTATAGAAAGAATGCTTAAAACAACTGAAATTCTACATAACATGAAGTCGCGAACTTTATTGTAACCCGGCGCCATGAGTTTCCTTTCTTTCAGATGTATGCATCTAGCAATATATACATGAATAAGCATCCAGACTACAGAATCTTGTCAAACCTACTGTGTGAAGTACACTTTATAAGTTTCTGCACAAATTGCTGAAGTCTATGCAGATATTGTTGCACCTCGGTTGATTGATCTTTTAATTAAAGATGATCCAGCATTTCCTACAATGTGAATTCTTTGTACAAGCTTCACTGCTGACCATACTTATGTTTTTTTTTTATTTCTTGTTACCTACAGAATGTTTGGACACCATCAAAAGTGATTGCTCGTCTTGGCAAGGAAATAAATGATGAAAGCTCCTACCTTTATTGGGCATACAAGGTAGCATGCTTTTGACAGTTCTTCATTATTTTTCAAATTATCAGAAAGTCTGCAGGCATGTGTTTGTGTAAATTCTGATCGTATTTAAGAAGTCTGGAAATAACTATGTTTGGTAAACAGGGAGATAATCTAGAGTTTCTTCTTAAGaattttgttgagtttgattctcatattggttttgttttaccataaAAAATTCTTTACCGTATTGAGTCTTATGATTTACCCAGAAATAGTAATCATTCCTTAACCAaatttttattttttctgaagTGGTGGGTCACAGTTTAGCAGATGTAAGTAAGCATGGTAGAGTTGCTGGCTGGTTGTTACACTTATTGGGTTGTCCTTCACTTTATTCCACACTGGGTTCTTTTTTCTCGGTTGAAATTCTTAACTTTCAAGAACTATTTGTGCAATGACTGAAGTTGCGAAGTGCTGACTCATTAAAATCGACCAGAACAATATTCCTGTATACTGCCCAGCATTGACTGATGGATCACTCGGAGACATGCTGTTTTGTCATGCAGTTCGCAATCCTGGTCTTATTATCGACATTGTACAAGGTAAGTTCCCCTTTATTTGATATCCTTTGTGTTCGTTTTCAAATGCTTGAATGGTTTTGCAGATATAAGGTTGATAAATGGTGAAGCCATTCATGCAAGCCCAAGGAAGACCGGGGCCATAATTCTTGGTGGAGGCCTTCCAAAGCATCACATATGCAATGCAAATATGTTTCGCAATGGTGCAGATTATGCAGTCTATATCAACACAGCTCAAGAGTTTGATGGAAGCGACTCAGGGGCACAGCCAGATGAAGCAGTTTCATGGGGAAAGATCAAAGGTTCAGCAAAGCCTGTAAAGGTATATACAGATGCTCACAAGTTTGAGATATTTTTGTTTTGTGTTTTGCATACTAGTACTAGGTAAAATGTTCCTTAGGTATAGGGTATAATGATCATGATGCACCtgcccaaaagaactggccctaatTGTGCTGTGCGATGGTTTTCATACATCATATTTGGTGATCATCATTATTGTAATCTAACATTCCAGCTTTTGGAAATCCAGGTTCACTGTGATGCGACTATCGCTTTCCCGTTACTTGTAGCCGCAACATTTGCACGGAGGTCTCACGGTGCAAATTCAACCAACTGAATTTCTGGCTGCGAACTAAGGGCCTCAAATTTATTTTTTATTGATCTCCAATCATTTGACTGGGCTCTTTGGAGGATAACATAGAAGGTTTTTTGTCAGATGCCGGCCACAATTACTGATTCCTTTTGCTCGATGTACACCTGAGGTTGTAATACCAATTGTATGCTTTGTAATGAGATTATGCAAGAGGAAATGGACGATTGAGTCGTTCCTCTCTTTATCTGACTCTGGAAAACTGCGACTTCACAAGCAAAGTATCTGgtgaggatcatttgattttttaAGACGGGCTTGAAAGAAAGGGGACTGGCTTACATCATTGGGTCAACAAAATAAAGTTGTTTGGTTGAATCAGTTTGCTGATTGACCCCTAGTACAAACGGGGGGAAATTCTTGCTAAAATTGTAAATAGTGATTGTGATACAGTATTATGAAAACGCTTGCAAATGCTATGGTCCCTATTACATCACAGTTCATTAACCGGCCTCTGGGTTGCCACAGCTGAAGCAGAATAACGGAGCACACCTCACCAAGTCAACATTGTTGTGCCCTTCAGTTCTGCTGAAGGTTATTCTGCATTTTCAACACAAAATAGCATCGCCATACAGCTTTCCTATGTCCAGCATTTCCTGCTTTAATAAAGTTACACCATTTTTGAAGAAAATGAATAGAACTAAATGAAGAGGGGTCAACAAGGTCCTCAATGAGAAAAATGGTAGTTACATGCATCAAGTCATGTTCCTTTTTTTTTATATATTGTGATCATATCTTAAACATCCTGTGAAGAGATGTAAGCAACCTGCTGAGGACTTGTTCGGTTTGCGGTTTTCCTAGAGGAATTTTTCATCTGTTAGAATTTGTTTCAGAGGAACATAGGTACAAGATTCCAGAGGATTGTGTCTATATTGACCTCATTCCTTGGAGGATTCTTTTGTTCATTCCCTAGTAGGATTCTTAGCATTAAGTGAGACCTCGTGGAAATTTTCTAAGGATTAGAGTTGGCATCTCATTCTAACCATTTACCTTTCCTACCCCTCTGATTTGGAAATCCTGTAAACTGAACGAGGCCTCAAAGAATAATGGCTAGAGACACACTCCCCACAAGATAGATTAACAAATCGTTGCTTCATTGCAGAACAACCTGAAATAACAAGAGCATGAAAGGAAACCAAACAAGTTTGGGAatttcacaaaatgttcatgtttCCAAAATTTGTTCATAGATTAAAAAAATGCTTGCGTTTTTTTCAGAAATTACAAAAACTGCTCCATTTTCGAAAAAATATTATCTTTTATAAAAATGTTTGTATTTACAAAGAAATCGGAATTTAAAAGAACTGCCTAAAAAGACTGATTTTTTTAACTTCTAAAATAGACTGCTGCAGTGCCAGTACGACACagcgaaatcactaattaaggagtactcattgcaaagaacactccacttttccaggtcgcgacaagtggcgcacatgcagcgcgtcacttgtcgcaacctgggagtttaccctttttcgtagatccgtttattcaaaacgttttatctcttaaaccgtgcgtccaaatctcgaaccgttttcaccattgaattgttcgcgtcgagatcttcaaaactagatcccatgttgataggttttgacaaaacttttttttttcacaaaaaaaaacggacgaaaaaaaccgaaccgggagcatGGTTTTTTCCCCTTttcgaaagaggcacgcccgtgcctctcgcaaaatcacaaccgtgcctctcatgAAAGCAAAACAGTAACTTTCGTGtaaggaaaaaaaacagaaaacgcgtttttttccgtttccgagaggcacggccgtgactctcgcggaagcacaaccgtgcctctcgcggaagcaaaacagTAACTTTCGTgtaagaaaaaaaaacagaaaacgcgtttttttccgtttccgagaggcacggccgtgactctcgcggaagcacaaccgtgcctctcgcggaagcaaaacagTAACTTTCGTgtaagaaaaaaaaacagaaaacgcgtttttttccgtttccgagaggcacggccgtgactctcgcggaagcacaaccgtgcctctcgcggaagcaaaacagTAACTTTCGTgtaagaaaaaaaaacagaaaacgcgtttttttccgtttccgagaggcacggccgtgactctcgcggaagcacaaccgtgcctctcgcggaagcaaaaccgtgactcccgcgaaaaaaaacagaaaatgtgtatttttttccctttccgagaggcacggccgtgactttcgcgtaagcacaaccgtgcctctcgcggaagcaaaaccatgactctcatgaacaaaaaatatagaaaacacgttttgtttttccctttccgagaggcacggccgtgactctcgcgaaagcacaaccgtgtctctcgcgaaagcaaaaccgtgactttcgcgaaagaaaaaaaaatagaaaacgtgtttttttttcgtttccgagaggcacggccgtgactatCGCTAAAGCACAACTGTGCCTCTCGTGAaagaaaaaccgtgactttcACGAAAAAAAGaaacaatttttttttaaaaaaaattttgattgaaaagctaagaaagaccgggGAAAAACTAAAATGTCGAAAAAAACCCGGAAAAAACCGTTTGAAAAGCCGAAAACTcgtgcggaaaaataaaaaaacaaaattcgaagggagcgtccagagcacgacacgtggcgaatggctgagagtgcgccaagtggcgctgatcgttgcgaggcttccgaaggagcgctcgttaactagttgctccccaCGACACAGTGCATCGGACTGGGTCGTGACCGTGCGCGTCAAATGGGCGGCCCAGTCGTGGCCTCCCCTTTGGGCCGTGATCTTTTCGCTCAGGGAGACGGGAGCTGACATGGGCTGCCGTGCATCCTCTCTTAAGCTTAAGCTTAAGCTTGAGGCCCAGCCCAGTCCAGCAAACAGGACAGCCACCGCCTGCGGAAGCCGCCACGCCACGCCGTGAAACTGTACAGGCCAGGGTGTTGCAACCGACCGGAGCCGGAATCCGACGGCACCTCTGCTCCCTCCACCGCGCCGAGCTCCCCACAAAACACCGTACGCCTCCGCCCCAATCCCGGACGCGCGCCTCCCCAAGTCCCCCGCCGCCCGACGCTCTCTCCGACAAGTAGACCAGACCCCTCTCCGCCGCGCCggatccccgccgccgccgacctcctccGCCTCTCCCCTCGTCGGCGGAACCTCCCTTCCGCCGCCATGCTGTTGGGCGCGAAGGTGGTTCCCCGCGACAAGGCTGTGCTGGTGAGCTCCCTTGCATCCCCTACCTTCCACTTCTCAGTCTGCGCACGGGATTTGATTTGGTTTGATTTTACTCCTTTCTGTAGAAGCAAGGAGGCGGCGACGGCTCGGGATCCGACGGCTCTCCCGGGAAGGCGCGCACCAAGCGTGGCAGCAGCAAGAGGAGAGACAGGGAGGAGAAGCGGAGGCGGAGGCACCGGCGGAGGAGCCGGCGCAGGTCGGACAGCTCGGAGGAGGGGTCGGACGACTCGgtcgacgaggaggaggagaaggagctGAGCCGGAGCAAGCACCGGAGGAAGCGCCGCAGGGGGCGCCGCGACTTCTCCGACGAGGATGAATCCAGCGCCGAATCTGATAAAGGAAGAGGTAAATATAATAAACGTGGTGAATTTTGGTTCAGGTGTAGGTGTGCTTTGGTCAGTAGGGTTTTTCAGGGTGGACTGTGCTTAATCGCGTGGCATTTGCCGGTGCAGGTAGTGGCAAGGGGAAGCAAAGAGGTGCTGcaagtgatgatgatgatgatgatgaggatgaagAGGAAGAGATGGGAGGCGACGGGATGAGGGCGGGTGAGGTTGTCAGAAAGGAGATGGGCCTTGAATGGATGCTTAAATCGGCAAGCAGCAGTCAGCCGGAGGGCAGCCGTGCTCAGAGGGCTGAGAACGAGGAGGACAAGTTTGAGGCTACACATGAAGAGGTAATGTAACAGTATTTACTTAAAAGAACTTGTTGATGTTCATGTGTGTTCAGTTGATTATCTCTTTTTTTTTCCAATTATTGACTATGGCAGGTGAAGAAACCTAACCCGAAAGAAATGAACCCCTATTTGAGGGACAATGGCAGTGGCTATCCTGATGAAGCCACCGCTGCAAATGCAGCCAGTCAGTTGCTTGCATCTTCTGTTGTCGGTGACGGAGGTGCTAGCTGGCGGCTTAAGGCTTTGAAACGTGCAAAAGAGCAAGCAGCTCGTGAAGGTAGAAAGATTGAGGAGGTGTGTGCATCACCACATATGCTTTTTCAAATACAGTTTTAGGTAGTCATCCTCTAACTTCTAAGCTTATTCAATCACTGCAGGTAGTTGAAGAGAGATGGGGTTCATTGGGTCACTTAGCCGCATCAGTCTCAACATCCAGAGTTGCCCCTTCTTATGCCCATTTGCAGGCCATTAGGGGTAGAAAAGCTGGACAAGGAGACTACTCTGAGAAATCCTCCAAAGTAGATCGGAAGGAGGACCAGCGAGGCGAGGAGAGTGGTGGTGGTCGCCAATATTTGCAAGGCGTCTCCTCCCGGGATCATGCAATGAGAAAACCCAGGCCTGATTCTGTACCTTGGAAGAAAAACAGACAGAATATATCCTCTGAGGATCAAACGCTCATCTCGTCAGCACTAGCAAGCATCAACAAATTTTCTAACGATGGAAGCTTTATGGATAAAATCAGTAACCATGGTAGTAAAAATACAAATGTTTCAAATGTCGAGAAGAGGGATAGTGATCAGAAAGCCCACCAGGAGAGTTCAAAGATATCATCTTCAGTGAGCACACAAAAGCAGCAGGAGAGTTCAAAGATATCATCTTCAGTGAGCACACAAAAGCAGGAGAGTTCAAAGATATCATCTTCAGGTAGCACTCAAAAGCTAAATGCAAACCAGTTAGCTGCGAAGGTTCTGCAGCTCCGAATGAAAGGCAAGCACGAAGAAGCTGACCAACTTTCGGTAAGTGTCTCTATTGTTACTGTGACAAATTGACAGACTGTTCCCCCCAGTTTATTAGcaaatcactagtttgtgaaatTGAATTTACAACATAACAGTGATTATTTAATCCATTTGAATGCACATAAAGCCTCTCCAACATTTCCTTGACAATTAGCAACAAAGCGTGCTAGGAACTCTATCAAACAATGCTGGCATAGGAAATTTGGACTGTCTATATGGTTAACCTACAGTTTAGGATACAGTGGCTCTATCAAATTTTCTTGTGCTTGCATACACTGCAAGTAGAGGCCACATGAGTTCTTAACTAATAACTTTTTGTCTCAGAGAGAAATGGAGACTGTGCTGGAAAACCAGAGTGCTTCTGTTGAAGAGCCTAGGCATGTAAAGGAAAATAGCTCAACCAGGTTTTTCAATCTTATGTTAAAATTCATCTTACTAGTTGATGCCATGGCTACCTGTTACCTATCCTAAGTTGTGATTTACATTCTGTCTGCTGCTTCCGTGTTGAAACAAAATTTGCTTCAGGGAGGTTAAGATGCTAAAATTTCTAAGCCGCTTGTGCATATTTCATGATTATGTTTTACTTATTCTCTGTTCAGTACCCTTGAAAGGAAGTGCATATGCTGTTTAAGACATGTTTGGTTTGTGATGCCCTACTTGCCTTTTTTGCTTTTGGATGTTTTAGCATTTTTGTCTGTGATGCTTGATTGAAGAAGTGATGCAACCTCATGTATTCAAACATACCCTTGTTATCATTCTGAACTAGTAAATTACTGATACCTGTTCATCTAAAGATGTGCACCAGCTTGTCATATGATGTGATTCTGCAAGATAATGGTAATGGTTAGCACCCCAGCATTGGCCCAGATGGTATCCATACTGTAGTTCAGAAAAGAAATGTGTCCGCATCTGCATGGCTATGCTGAAATCTGAGAGATAGCAATCATCCACCGCTAAAATGATCATTCAGTTCCATTATGTCAATGTCTTAGTTGCCAGTAACGTTTATCAGGCATAGCTGTATGCTATGCAACTGAATTGCTCCCTGAAATATTTCTGATATCCCTACATGTGTCATATTATGCAAAACACAATATGCACCTGTATTGCTGTGTGGATATACTCTAGTTTGAACAGCAGATCTCTAGTTTATTTGTCTGCCTCTGACGCATATTGTCTTTTTCAACTGTAGGCATACAATAAAGCCCAGTGCAGCTGATCGCAGGAAAAG
Protein-coding sequences here:
- the LOC125510552 gene encoding deoxyhypusine synthase-like, whose amino-acid sequence is MAGEGGSGGERGKDPLEGVRAIVLKPSESLDESRFTKIAGADFNDAGLGLDGLLGSLASTGFQASNLGDAIDVVNQMLDWRLSHEKPTEDCDEAELDPKYRESVKCKIFLGFTSNLVSSGIRDVIRFLVQHHMVDVIVTTAGGIEEDLIKCLAPTYRGEFSLPGALLRSKGLNRIGNLLVPNDNYCKFENWIMPLFDQMLQEQSTENVWTPSKVIARLGKEINDESSYLYWAYKNNIPVYCPALTDGSLGDMLFCHAVRNPGLIIDIVQDIRLINGEAIHASPRKTGAIILGGGLPKHHICNANMFRNGADYAVYINTAQEFDGSDSGAQPDEAVSWGKIKGSAKPVKVHCDATIAFPLLVAATFARRSHGANSTN
- the LOC125510554 gene encoding CWF19-like protein 2 isoform X2 translates to MLLGAKVVPRDKAVLKQGGGDGSGSDGSPGKARTKRGSSKRRDREEKRRRRHRRRSRRRSDSSEEGSDDSVDEEEEKELSRSKHRRKRRRGRRDFSDEDESSAESDKGRGSGKGKQRGAASDDDDDDEDEEEEMGGDGMRAGEVVRKEMGLEWMLKSASSSQPEGSRAQRAENEEDKFEATHEEVKKPNPKEMNPYLRDNGSGYPDEATAANAASQLLASSVVGDGGASWRLKALKRAKEQAAREGRKIEEVVEERWGSLGHLAASVSTSRVAPSYAHLQAIRGRKAGQGDYSEKSSKVDRKEDQRGEESGGGRQYLQGVSSRDHAMRKPRPDSVPWKKNRQNISSEDQTLISSALASINKFSNDGSFMDKISNHGSKNTNVSNVEKRDSDQKAHQESSKISSSVSTQKQQESSKISSSVSTQKQESSKISSSGSTQKLNANQLAAKVLQLRMKGKHEEADQLSREMETVLENQSASVEEPRHTIKPSAADRRKREEDADLHLANKIMHNKQYNMSKSVEDEYEYGDAPTKKGKRTREAHQENRGTQRHILTQKERCLYCFENPSRPKHLVIAIGNFTYLMLPQFEPLVPGHCVILPLQHESSTRTVDKNVWEEIRNFKKCLLKMFAQQDKDVVFMETVISLVKQQRHCMIECIPVPCEVSNKAPMYFKKAIDEVEEEWSQHEMKKLIPTIGNLRQVIPENFAYFHVEFGLDRGFVHVIDDESKFGAGFGLNVLRGVLRLPGEDMHRRRRHESMDNQKQAVASFMKDWEPFDWTKQLE
- the LOC125510554 gene encoding CWF19-like protein 2 isoform X1, producing the protein MLLGAKVVPRDKAVLKQGGGDGSGSDGSPGKARTKRGSSKRRDREEKRRRRHRRRSRRRSDSSEEGSDDSVDEEEEKELSRSKHRRKRRRGRRDFSDEDESSAESDKGRGSGKGKQRGAASDDDDDDEDEEEEMGGDGMRAGEVVRKEMGLEWMLKSASSSQPEGSRAQRAENEEDKFEATHEEVKKPNPKEMNPYLRDNGSGYPDEATAANAASQLLASSVVGDGGASWRLKALKRAKEQAAREGRKIEEVVEERWGSLGHLAASVSTSRVAPSYAHLQAIRGRKAGQGDYSEKSSKVDRKEDQRGEESGGGRQYLQGVSSRDHAMRKPRPDSVPWKKNRQNISSEDQTLISSALASINKFSNDGSFMDKISNHGSKNTNVSNVEKRDSDQKAHQESSKISSSVSTQKQQESSKISSSVSTQKQESSKISSSGSTQKLNANQLAAKVLQLRMKGKHEEADQLSREMETVLENQSASVEEPRHVKENSSTRHTIKPSAADRRKREEDADLHLANKIMHNKQYNMSKSVEDEYEYGDAPTKKGKRTREAHQENRGTQRHILTQKERCLYCFENPSRPKHLVIAIGNFTYLMLPQFEPLVPGHCVILPLQHESSTRTVDKNVWEEIRNFKKCLLKMFAQQDKDVVFMETVISLVKQQRHCMIECIPVPCEVSNKAPMYFKKAIDEVEEEWSQHEMKKLIPTIGNLRQVIPENFAYFHVEFGLDRGFVHVIDDESKFGAGFGLNVLRGVLRLPGEDMHRRRRHESMDNQKQAVASFMKDWEPFDWTKQLE